Proteins encoded in a region of the Leifsonia sp. PS1209 genome:
- a CDS encoding PTS sugar transporter subunit IIB: MKIVAICGAGIGTSGILKVNAERVLKRLDIDADVTASDIAGLASAASNAQVILTSPELVDKIGQTNADIVVVDNYFDLDELEQKLDEALG; the protein is encoded by the coding sequence ATGAAGATCGTCGCCATCTGCGGGGCGGGCATCGGCACGTCCGGCATCCTCAAGGTCAACGCGGAGCGCGTGCTGAAGCGGCTCGACATCGACGCGGACGTGACCGCGTCCGACATCGCCGGGCTCGCGAGCGCCGCGTCGAACGCGCAGGTCATCCTGACCTCGCCGGAGCTGGTCGACAAGATCGGCCAGACCAACGCGGACATCGTGGTGGTCGACAACTACTTCGACCTGGACGAGCTCGAACAGAAGCTCGACGAAGCGCTCGGCTGA
- a CDS encoding helix-turn-helix transcriptional regulator, with protein sequence MSADYPAPAIEDVELVDVLRAVADPIRLQIVRVLADGQPHAKAATEWGFDVQKSTLSHHFKALREAGVTLTIVDGRTHAIQLRRAELDARFPGLVDALVAADA encoded by the coding sequence ATGTCGGCGGATTACCCGGCTCCCGCCATCGAGGATGTCGAACTCGTCGACGTGCTGCGCGCCGTCGCCGACCCCATCCGGTTGCAGATCGTGCGCGTGCTCGCCGACGGGCAACCGCACGCCAAGGCCGCGACCGAATGGGGCTTCGACGTGCAGAAGTCCACGCTGTCCCACCACTTCAAGGCGCTGCGCGAGGCGGGCGTCACCCTGACGATCGTCGACGGGCGCACCCACGCCATCCAGCTGCGCAGGGCCGAGCTCGACGCGCGGTTCCCCGGGCTGGTGGACGCGCTGGTCGCCGCGGACGCCTGA
- a CDS encoding MFS transporter has protein sequence MTFVEQSYRRSTPALLILALALFVVATNAFVIAGLLPQIADTLGATPTQVSYSITSYSLVVAIASPAVSILLPRVPRTILMAGGLAFFAVGAAIAAAAPDLAVFITGRTLSGLGGAALVPTATAAATTLVSPQHRGRALAIVGAGFTLATAVGSPLGTALGGLAGWRLPLWCLVGLGVLLSIAIPFVVRGVPLPPPVSLRRRMAPLGDRRILAPLGTTLLMVAGFNIVYIFSAAVTHASTGGSGALLAVLLLAYGAAGVLGNVVAGPLTDRFGSRVVAAVALAGQSVALIVLTFVEASFAASIVVFAFWGIAAFAIAIPVQHRLVHVDPASAALTLSWYSTAMYFGIAIAPLIGTAALSAGGPVAVPVAGAVVTVLALGLFLVGYAGRTSGAGAGAARPETASEGRELPHPVGEGGDAGGRGRAALGDGAVGR, from the coding sequence ATGACGTTCGTCGAACAATCATATCGCAGATCCACTCCCGCGCTGCTGATCCTCGCGCTCGCGCTGTTCGTGGTCGCGACCAACGCCTTCGTGATCGCGGGCCTCCTGCCGCAGATCGCCGACACCCTCGGGGCGACGCCCACCCAGGTGAGCTACTCGATCACTTCCTACTCGCTCGTGGTCGCCATCGCGTCCCCCGCGGTGTCGATCCTGCTTCCGCGCGTCCCGCGCACCATCCTGATGGCCGGCGGCCTTGCGTTCTTCGCGGTCGGAGCCGCCATCGCGGCGGCAGCGCCGGACCTCGCCGTCTTCATCACGGGACGGACGCTCTCCGGGCTGGGAGGGGCCGCCCTCGTGCCCACCGCCACGGCGGCCGCCACCACCTTGGTCAGCCCGCAGCATCGCGGACGGGCGCTCGCGATCGTCGGGGCGGGCTTCACCCTGGCGACAGCGGTCGGCTCGCCGCTCGGCACCGCCCTCGGCGGGCTGGCCGGCTGGCGGCTGCCGCTCTGGTGCCTGGTGGGGCTGGGGGTGCTGCTCTCCATCGCGATCCCGTTCGTCGTCCGCGGGGTGCCGCTGCCCCCTCCGGTGTCTCTGCGACGCCGGATGGCGCCGCTCGGCGACCGCCGCATCCTGGCGCCGCTCGGCACGACGCTGCTGATGGTGGCCGGGTTCAACATCGTCTACATCTTCTCGGCGGCCGTCACCCATGCATCCACGGGCGGCTCCGGCGCCCTCCTGGCCGTGCTCCTGCTCGCGTACGGCGCCGCGGGCGTGCTCGGCAACGTGGTGGCCGGGCCGCTCACCGACCGCTTCGGCAGCCGGGTGGTCGCTGCCGTCGCGCTGGCCGGTCAGTCGGTCGCTCTGATCGTGCTGACGTTCGTCGAGGCCTCGTTCGCCGCATCCATCGTCGTGTTCGCGTTCTGGGGGATCGCCGCGTTCGCCATCGCGATCCCGGTGCAGCACAGGCTCGTGCACGTCGACCCGGCGTCCGCGGCGCTCACCCTGTCCTGGTACTCGACCGCGATGTATTTCGGGATCGCCATCGCACCCCTGATCGGAACGGCGGCGCTGAGCGCCGGTGGGCCGGTCGCCGTGCCCGTCGCGGGCGCCGTGGTCACCGTGCTCGCCCTCGGACTCTTCCTGGTCGGCTACGCCGGGCGGACGAGCGGCGCCGGTGCAGGCGCCGCTCGTCCGGAGACGGCGTCAGAGGGCCGTGAGCTCCCGCATCCCGTCGGCGAGGGCGGCGACGCGGGCGGTCGCGGTCGCGCGGCGCTCGGCGACGGTGCCGTCGGACGATGA
- a CDS encoding phospho-sugar mutase — MQTDDLIERAQAWVAQDPDAETRDELNDLIVAAQAGSADAVADLHSRFDARLAFGTAGLRGEIAAGPNRMNRVLVAQAAAGFARYLLDHADGQTPSVVIGYDGRKNSDVFARDTAELMAGAGVRAVLLPRLLPTPVLAFAVRHLDMSAGVMVTASHNPPNDNGYKVYLGGENHGSQIVSPVDAEIESRILEVAAGSVLDLPRSDAYEVGADDIERAYIDATASVASTTAARDAVSFAYTAMHGVGWRTARDVFAAAGFAEPTVVTAQIDPDPAFPTVAFPNPEEPGAMDLSFEAARASGADLVIANDPDADRLAVAIPDASSDAGYRRLSGNEVGAILGWRAARLAEAAEGPDQAAFGTLACSIVSSPALAAVAEKYHLDFANTLTGFKWVSRATGLVYGYEEALGYLVNPETVRDKDGISAATAFLDLANSLAADGKTIADHLDEFAETFGYFASDQISIRVTDLSQIGRIMAALRATPPSAIGDVTVQQIDDLIDGFGDLPPSDVLRILLADGSRVMVRPSGTEPKLKIYIDASSSDGTVAERRATATARVAALADGMRELTAL, encoded by the coding sequence GTGCAGACGGACGACCTGATCGAGCGGGCGCAGGCCTGGGTCGCGCAAGACCCGGATGCGGAGACCCGCGACGAACTGAACGACCTCATCGTCGCCGCGCAGGCCGGGTCGGCCGACGCCGTCGCCGATCTGCACTCGCGCTTCGACGCGAGGCTCGCCTTCGGCACGGCCGGGCTGCGCGGCGAGATCGCAGCGGGGCCCAACCGGATGAACAGGGTGCTGGTCGCACAGGCCGCCGCCGGTTTCGCCCGCTACCTGCTCGACCACGCGGACGGGCAGACCCCCTCCGTCGTGATCGGCTACGACGGGCGTAAGAACTCCGACGTCTTCGCCCGCGACACCGCGGAGCTGATGGCGGGAGCAGGCGTGCGCGCCGTGCTGCTCCCCCGGCTGCTGCCGACGCCCGTGCTCGCGTTCGCGGTGCGCCACCTCGACATGAGTGCCGGCGTCATGGTCACGGCCAGCCACAACCCGCCGAACGACAACGGATACAAGGTCTACCTGGGCGGCGAGAACCACGGCTCGCAGATCGTCTCCCCCGTGGATGCGGAGATCGAGTCGCGCATCCTGGAGGTCGCCGCCGGCAGCGTGCTCGACCTGCCGCGTTCCGACGCCTACGAGGTGGGAGCCGACGACATCGAGCGCGCGTACATCGACGCCACCGCCTCCGTCGCCTCCACTACTGCTGCCCGGGATGCGGTCTCCTTCGCATACACCGCGATGCACGGCGTCGGCTGGCGCACGGCCCGCGACGTGTTCGCCGCGGCAGGGTTCGCGGAGCCGACCGTGGTGACCGCGCAGATCGACCCGGACCCGGCGTTCCCGACCGTCGCCTTCCCGAACCCGGAGGAGCCGGGCGCGATGGACCTCTCGTTCGAGGCCGCCCGCGCATCCGGTGCCGACCTGGTGATCGCGAACGACCCGGACGCCGACCGCCTCGCCGTGGCGATCCCCGACGCATCGAGCGACGCGGGCTACCGCCGCCTCAGCGGCAACGAGGTCGGCGCGATCCTCGGCTGGCGCGCCGCCCGGCTGGCGGAGGCCGCAGAAGGACCGGACCAGGCCGCCTTCGGCACGCTGGCCTGCTCCATCGTGTCGTCGCCGGCACTCGCCGCCGTCGCGGAGAAGTATCACCTCGACTTCGCCAACACCCTCACGGGCTTCAAGTGGGTCTCCCGCGCCACCGGCCTGGTCTACGGCTACGAGGAGGCGCTCGGCTATCTGGTGAACCCGGAGACCGTGCGCGACAAAGACGGCATCTCCGCCGCGACCGCGTTCCTCGACCTGGCCAACAGTCTCGCCGCCGACGGGAAGACCATCGCGGACCACCTGGACGAGTTCGCCGAGACGTTCGGCTACTTCGCCTCCGACCAGATCTCGATCAGGGTCACCGACCTGTCGCAGATCGGCCGCATCATGGCGGCGCTGCGCGCCACCCCTCCGTCCGCCATCGGCGACGTGACGGTGCAGCAGATCGACGACCTGATCGACGGTTTCGGCGACCTCCCGCCGAGCGACGTGCTGCGCATCCTGCTGGCGGACGGCTCGCGCGTGATGGTGCGGCCGTCCGGCACGGAGCCGAAGCTCAAGATCTACATCGACGCGTCATCGTCCGACGGCACCGTCGCCGAGCGCCGCGCGACCGCGACCGCCCGCGTCGCCGCCCTCGCCGACGGGATGCGGGAGCTCACGGCCCTCTGA
- a CDS encoding purine-nucleoside phosphorylase, translating into MPESITNPLDDPATDPFEVARLAAEQLAEKTGVAQHDIALTLGSGWGKAADLIGETTATIPATEIVGFGKPALEGHVGTLRSVLLPNGKRALVIGARTHYYEGHGVRRVVHSVRTAAAAGVQTMILTNGAGGIKEHWKPGTPVLISDHINLTADSPLEGATFIDLTDLYSKRLRELAKTIDPSLDEGVYTQFRGPHYETPAEVQMAKTVGGHIVGMSTALEAIAARQSGMEILGMSLITNLAAGIQKTPLSHQEVIEAGREAEPVISALLAQIVEAL; encoded by the coding sequence ATGCCTGAATCCATCACGAACCCGCTCGACGACCCGGCCACCGACCCGTTCGAGGTCGCCAGGCTCGCGGCAGAGCAGCTTGCAGAGAAGACCGGCGTCGCACAGCACGACATCGCACTGACACTGGGCAGCGGCTGGGGCAAAGCGGCCGACCTCATCGGTGAGACGACCGCCACCATCCCCGCCACCGAGATCGTCGGCTTCGGCAAGCCGGCGCTGGAAGGCCACGTCGGCACACTGCGTTCCGTCCTGCTGCCGAACGGCAAGCGCGCCCTGGTCATCGGTGCGCGCACGCACTACTACGAGGGCCACGGCGTCCGCAGGGTCGTGCACAGCGTGCGCACCGCAGCTGCTGCCGGTGTGCAGACGATGATCCTGACGAACGGCGCCGGCGGCATCAAGGAGCACTGGAAGCCGGGAACGCCGGTGCTGATCAGCGACCACATCAACCTCACCGCAGACTCGCCGCTCGAGGGCGCGACGTTCATCGACCTCACCGACCTCTACTCCAAGCGGCTGCGCGAGCTCGCGAAGACCATCGACCCGAGCCTCGACGAGGGCGTGTACACCCAGTTCCGCGGCCCGCACTACGAGACCCCGGCCGAGGTGCAGATGGCCAAGACCGTCGGCGGCCACATCGTCGGCATGTCCACCGCGCTCGAAGCCATCGCCGCACGACAGTCCGGGATGGAGATCCTGGGTATGTCGCTCATCACCAACCTGGCCGCCGGCATCCAGAAGACGCCGCTCAGCCACCAGGAGGTCATCGAGGCCGGACGCGAGGCCGAGCCGGTCATCAGCGCCCTCCTCGCCCAGATCGTGGAGGCCCTGTGA
- a CDS encoding NAD(P)H-quinone dehydrogenase translates to MAYEFERKQRIAVLGGGPGGYEAALAGAQLGADVTLVERTGVGGSAVITDVVPSKSLIATAEAANAIGEAADLGVQFFTRGETGKPVRPEVAVNLAAVNKRLVGLARQQSEDMRAELVRAGVRIVSGQGRLDGSSAIIVSTASGAAGTDFDRIEADTFVVSVGASPRILPSAVPDGERILTWTQLYDLDRIPEHLIVVGSGVTGAEFASAYTALGSKVTLISSRDQVLPGEDADAARVIENVFKRNGMQVLSKSRAESIVRTEDGVVATLSDGRTVEGSHCLMAVGSVPNTRGIGLEEAGVQLTESGHIRVNRVARTSIPNIYAAGDCSDLMPLASVASMQGRTAVFHAMGDAVNPFELRNVTSNIFTQPEIATVGWNQKQIEEGIAQGDIYKLPLKSNPRAKMLGIKDGFVKLFARTGSGTVIGGVIVAPRASELIFPLALAVEHRLTVDQVARAFTVYPSLSGSISDAARAMHIVL, encoded by the coding sequence ATGGCCTATGAATTCGAGCGCAAGCAGAGGATCGCTGTACTCGGGGGTGGGCCTGGCGGGTACGAAGCAGCCCTCGCCGGTGCCCAGCTCGGTGCAGACGTGACCCTGGTGGAGCGCACAGGCGTCGGCGGATCCGCCGTCATCACCGACGTCGTCCCGTCGAAGAGCCTCATCGCGACGGCGGAGGCGGCCAACGCCATCGGAGAGGCCGCCGACCTCGGCGTCCAGTTCTTCACCCGCGGAGAGACCGGCAAGCCGGTGCGTCCGGAGGTCGCGGTGAACCTCGCCGCCGTCAACAAGCGGCTGGTAGGCCTCGCCAGACAGCAGTCGGAGGACATGCGTGCGGAGCTCGTGCGCGCCGGTGTGCGCATCGTCTCCGGCCAGGGCAGGCTCGACGGGTCGAGCGCGATCATCGTCTCGACCGCGAGCGGCGCGGCGGGCACGGATTTCGACAGGATCGAGGCGGACACGTTCGTCGTCTCCGTCGGTGCGAGCCCGCGCATCCTGCCGTCCGCTGTGCCGGACGGGGAGCGCATCCTGACCTGGACGCAGCTGTACGACCTCGACCGCATCCCGGAGCACCTGATCGTGGTCGGTTCCGGTGTGACCGGCGCCGAGTTCGCCTCCGCGTACACGGCCCTCGGCTCGAAGGTCACCCTCATCTCCAGCCGTGACCAGGTGCTGCCCGGCGAGGACGCCGACGCCGCGAGGGTCATCGAGAACGTCTTCAAACGCAATGGGATGCAGGTGCTCTCCAAGTCCCGTGCGGAGTCGATCGTTCGCACGGAGGACGGCGTCGTCGCGACGCTCTCCGACGGCAGGACCGTCGAGGGGAGCCACTGCCTGATGGCGGTCGGCTCCGTGCCGAACACCCGGGGGATCGGGCTCGAAGAGGCCGGCGTGCAGCTCACCGAATCCGGGCACATCCGGGTCAACAGGGTGGCGCGCACGTCCATCCCGAACATCTACGCCGCCGGAGACTGCTCCGACCTGATGCCGCTCGCGTCGGTCGCGTCGATGCAGGGGAGGACCGCGGTCTTCCACGCGATGGGTGATGCGGTCAACCCGTTCGAGCTGCGCAACGTCACCTCCAACATCTTCACCCAGCCGGAGATCGCGACGGTCGGCTGGAACCAGAAGCAGATCGAGGAGGGCATCGCGCAGGGCGACATCTACAAGCTGCCGCTCAAGTCGAACCCGCGCGCCAAGATGCTCGGCATCAAGGACGGCTTCGTGAAGCTGTTCGCCCGCACCGGATCCGGCACCGTGATCGGCGGCGTGATCGTCGCCCCGCGCGCCTCCGAGCTGATCTTCCCGCTCGCGCTCGCCGTGGAGCACCGCCTCACCGTCGACCAGGTGGCGCGGGCGTTCACGGTCTACCCGTCGCTGTCCGGCTCCATCTCGGACGCCGCCAGGGCGATGCACATCGTGCTCTGA
- a CDS encoding sodium:proton antiporter — MEILLVIVLVLLAIAGATTLGPKLGVAAPLVLVVLGIGVSFLPFVPPLTIEPEWIIAGVLPPLLYSASVSMPAMEFRREFTAIGGLSVLLVIVSSVILGLFFAWVIPGIGIAWGIALGAIVSPTDAVATSIVKRSGVSPRVVAILEGESLLNDASALVLLRTAIAAAAASFSLGGFIGSFAYSVAVAVVLGWAVGRLNLIVRAKVTDATVNTVLSFTVPFLASIPAEALGASGLVAAVVAGLITGRRAPRVLSPQHRLSDAQNWRTVELVLEGLVFLTMGLELFGIVTDVQNDHAGFLPAVLVGLGALLLTVLVRAAYVAPLLASLSRRARRGEKMRPRIESMQGSLTDPESATTALAKRGGPGANRQLSAADVGRFATRLRRTIADIDYFKAAPLGWREGSIVVWAGMRGAVTVAAAQTLPHDGTPSRSLLVLIAFIVAAASLLIQGGTLGWVVRLVKPAPVDEQLEREEEIRRMTLLRDAAETVPLTAPLERTPEAFLAQKKARLDRIQAQRSALLDARDDGAFSADLLLNALNNLDADQISIELKGDPVA, encoded by the coding sequence GTGGAAATCCTCCTCGTGATCGTCCTGGTGCTGCTGGCCATCGCCGGCGCGACGACGCTCGGGCCGAAGCTCGGCGTGGCTGCTCCGCTCGTGCTCGTGGTGCTCGGCATCGGGGTCAGCTTCCTGCCGTTCGTCCCGCCGCTGACGATCGAGCCGGAGTGGATCATCGCGGGCGTCCTGCCCCCTCTGCTTTATTCGGCGTCGGTGTCGATGCCCGCGATGGAGTTCCGGCGCGAGTTCACCGCGATCGGCGGGCTGTCGGTCCTGCTGGTGATCGTCAGCTCGGTCATCCTCGGCCTGTTCTTCGCCTGGGTGATCCCCGGCATCGGCATCGCGTGGGGCATCGCCCTCGGCGCGATCGTGAGCCCGACGGATGCGGTGGCGACCTCCATCGTGAAACGCTCGGGGGTCTCGCCGAGGGTCGTGGCGATCCTGGAGGGGGAGAGCCTGCTGAACGACGCGAGCGCTCTGGTGCTGCTGCGGACCGCCATCGCCGCGGCGGCTGCGTCGTTCTCGCTCGGCGGGTTCATCGGATCGTTCGCGTACTCGGTGGCGGTGGCGGTGGTGCTCGGCTGGGCGGTCGGGCGGCTGAACCTGATCGTGCGGGCGAAGGTCACGGACGCGACAGTGAACACGGTGCTGTCGTTCACCGTGCCGTTCCTCGCATCCATCCCGGCTGAGGCGCTCGGCGCATCCGGTCTGGTGGCCGCCGTCGTGGCCGGGCTGATCACCGGCAGGCGCGCTCCCCGGGTGCTCTCCCCGCAGCACAGGCTCTCCGACGCCCAGAACTGGCGGACGGTCGAGCTGGTGCTCGAAGGGCTCGTGTTCCTCACGATGGGCCTGGAGCTCTTCGGCATCGTCACCGACGTGCAGAACGATCACGCCGGCTTCCTGCCCGCTGTGCTCGTCGGGCTGGGCGCGCTCCTGCTCACCGTCCTGGTGCGCGCGGCATACGTCGCCCCGCTGCTGGCGAGCCTGTCCCGCCGGGCCAGACGCGGCGAGAAGATGCGGCCGAGGATCGAGAGCATGCAGGGCAGCCTCACCGATCCAGAATCCGCGACGACGGCGCTCGCCAAACGCGGAGGCCCAGGCGCCAACCGCCAGCTGAGCGCGGCGGACGTCGGACGGTTCGCCACCAGGCTGCGCCGCACGATCGCGGACATCGACTACTTCAAGGCGGCACCCCTCGGCTGGCGGGAGGGCTCGATCGTCGTCTGGGCCGGGATGCGCGGGGCGGTCACGGTCGCGGCGGCGCAGACCCTGCCGCACGACGGCACCCCGAGCCGTTCCCTGCTGGTGCTCATCGCGTTCATCGTCGCTGCCGCCTCCCTGCTCATCCAGGGCGGGACGCTCGGCTGGGTGGTGCGCCTGGTGAAGCCGGCGCCGGTCGACGAGCAGCTGGAGCGCGAGGAGGAGATCCGCCGGATGACGCTGCTCAGGGATGCGGCGGAGACGGTGCCCCTGACCGCGCCGCTCGAACGCACCCCGGAGGCGTTCCTGGCCCAGAAGAAGGCGAGGCTCGACCGCATCCAGGCCCAGCGCAGCGCCCTCCTCGACGCCCGAGACGACGGCGCCTTCAGCGCCGACCTGCTCCTGAACGCCCTCAACAACCTCGACGCCGACCAGATCAGCATCGAGCTGAAAGGCGACCCGGTCGCCTGA
- a CDS encoding type IV toxin-antitoxin system AbiEi family antitoxin domain-containing protein: MHTWNLKELGGIASRSQLAAAGAWPPELTRAVRDGTLVRVRRGLYALPNARGPALDAARRGGRLSCVSAARTYGWWGGMDARTHLRVPPTAHLTEPRSPSCVVHWAESQPCRDVWRVSKADCLRSVVRCADQETAIAVLDTALSDGAVRMHDLVEIFAGEPSRSRATALLARPGSDSGVESIARQRLTAAGYTVEQQIPVPGVGRVDLRVDGWLFIELDGFEYHRDRDAFERDRARDLGLAVLGAGRLRFSAKQVLSEWDSVLDGIRAVVRQEMSRDTPMARPFGRRTQRKAAGFPFERSAEGRGAGPPFERKEDQPHEPQTMLSRRWPEETVSPTAALIPATVPSL, from the coding sequence ATGCACACCTGGAATCTCAAGGAACTCGGCGGGATCGCGTCGCGGTCACAGCTCGCAGCGGCGGGCGCGTGGCCGCCTGAACTGACGCGTGCCGTGCGCGACGGAACGCTCGTGCGGGTTCGGCGGGGCCTATACGCCCTCCCGAACGCGCGCGGGCCCGCACTCGACGCCGCTCGCCGGGGCGGTCGCCTCAGTTGCGTCTCCGCGGCCAGAACCTACGGGTGGTGGGGAGGAATGGATGCGCGCACGCACCTCCGGGTTCCACCCACCGCGCATCTCACCGAGCCACGGTCGCCGTCCTGCGTGGTGCACTGGGCGGAGTCGCAACCCTGCCGCGACGTCTGGAGGGTGTCGAAAGCAGACTGCCTTCGGAGCGTCGTCCGCTGTGCAGACCAGGAGACGGCGATCGCTGTGCTCGACACGGCCTTGTCGGACGGAGCCGTGCGGATGCACGATTTGGTCGAGATATTCGCGGGCGAGCCGTCACGCTCGCGGGCGACGGCGCTCCTCGCTCGGCCGGGCTCGGATTCCGGGGTGGAGTCGATCGCCAGGCAGCGGCTGACGGCTGCCGGCTACACCGTCGAGCAGCAGATTCCCGTGCCTGGTGTCGGCAGAGTGGATCTGCGGGTGGACGGCTGGCTGTTCATCGAGCTCGACGGTTTCGAGTACCACCGCGATCGGGATGCGTTCGAGCGGGACCGAGCGCGGGACCTGGGACTCGCCGTGCTCGGCGCGGGCAGGTTGCGGTTCTCCGCCAAGCAGGTGCTCTCCGAGTGGGATTCGGTGCTGGACGGCATCCGGGCTGTCGTTCGGCAGGAGATGTCGCGAGACACGCCGATGGCTCGTCCGTTCGGGCGGAGAACGCAGCGTAAGGCTGCTGGTTTTCCGTTCGAGCGGAGCGCTGAGGGCAGGGGCGCTGGTCCTCCGTTCGAGCGGAAGGAGGACCAGCCCCACGAGCCTCAGACGATGTTGAGCAGGAGGTGGCCGGAGGAGACCGTCTCGCCGACGGCGGCGTTGATACCGGCCACGGTGCCGTCTTTGTGA
- a CDS encoding biotin carboxylase N-terminal domain-containing protein, translating to MPRITKVLIANRGEIAVRVVRAAKDSGIASVAVYADQDRDAMHVRLADEAYALDGTTSAETYLVIDKLLSIARRSGADAVHPGYGFLAENAEFARAVIAAGLTWIGPSPDAIERLGDKVSARHVAEKVGAPLAPGTLNPVADASEVLDFVDIHGLPVAIKAAFGGGGRGLKVARTRDEVAELFESATREAIAAFGRGECFVEKYLDQPRHVETQCLADAYGNVVVVSTRDCSLQRRHQKLVEEAPAPFLTQEQTDQLYSASKAILKEVGYQGAGTCEFLIGKDGTVSFLEVNTRLQVEHPVSEEVTGIDLVREQFRIAEGGELDYDDPIARGHSFEFRINGEDAGRGFIPSPGPVHVFKAPGGPGVRVDSGIQAGDVISGSFDSMLAKLIVTGASREEALERSRRALDEFEVAGLPTVLPFHRAIVRDPAFAPQDGEPFSIYTRWIETDWQGDIAPWSGELGDAAPAERRSNVVVEVEGKRIEVSLPAKLLTGGADTGATSPAPRRRGGAHAVDTATGDSVTAPMQATVVKLAVSDGDEVVKGDLVLVLEAMKMEQPLTAHKDGTVAGINAAVGETVSSGHLLLNIV from the coding sequence GTGCCACGTATCACCAAGGTCCTCATCGCCAACCGGGGCGAGATCGCCGTCCGGGTCGTTCGCGCAGCGAAGGACAGCGGTATCGCGTCTGTCGCGGTCTACGCCGACCAGGACAGAGACGCCATGCACGTCCGGCTCGCCGACGAGGCGTACGCGCTCGACGGCACGACCAGCGCGGAGACGTACCTGGTCATCGACAAGCTGCTCTCCATCGCCCGCAGGTCCGGCGCAGACGCTGTGCACCCCGGCTACGGCTTCCTCGCGGAGAACGCCGAGTTCGCCCGCGCCGTCATCGCGGCCGGCCTGACCTGGATCGGCCCGTCCCCGGATGCGATCGAGCGCCTCGGCGACAAGGTCTCCGCCCGCCACGTGGCCGAGAAGGTCGGCGCCCCGCTCGCTCCCGGCACCCTGAACCCGGTCGCCGACGCCTCCGAAGTGCTCGACTTCGTCGACATCCACGGTCTGCCGGTCGCCATCAAGGCGGCCTTCGGCGGCGGTGGACGCGGCCTCAAGGTCGCCCGCACCCGCGACGAGGTCGCCGAGCTCTTCGAGTCCGCGACCCGCGAGGCCATCGCGGCGTTCGGCCGCGGCGAGTGCTTCGTCGAGAAGTACCTCGACCAGCCGCGTCACGTCGAGACGCAGTGCCTCGCGGACGCGTACGGCAATGTGGTCGTCGTCTCCACGCGCGACTGCTCCCTGCAGCGCAGGCACCAGAAGCTCGTCGAGGAGGCACCGGCTCCGTTCCTCACGCAGGAGCAGACCGACCAGCTCTACAGCGCATCCAAGGCCATCCTGAAGGAGGTCGGCTACCAGGGCGCCGGCACCTGCGAGTTCCTGATCGGCAAGGACGGCACGGTCTCCTTCCTCGAGGTGAACACCCGCCTGCAGGTCGAGCACCCGGTCTCCGAAGAGGTCACCGGGATCGACCTGGTGCGCGAGCAGTTCCGCATCGCCGAGGGCGGAGAACTCGACTACGACGACCCGATCGCCCGCGGCCACTCGTTCGAGTTCCGCATCAACGGCGAGGACGCCGGCCGTGGCTTCATCCCGTCGCCCGGCCCCGTGCACGTCTTCAAGGCGCCGGGCGGCCCCGGCGTCCGCGTCGACAGCGGCATCCAGGCCGGCGACGTGATCAGCGGCTCGTTCGACTCGATGCTCGCCAAGCTGATCGTCACCGGCGCGAGCCGCGAGGAAGCACTCGAACGCTCCCGCCGCGCCCTCGACGAGTTCGAGGTCGCCGGTCTGCCGACCGTGCTCCCGTTCCACCGCGCCATCGTCCGCGACCCCGCGTTCGCACCGCAGGACGGCGAGCCGTTCTCCATCTACACCCGCTGGATCGAGACGGACTGGCAGGGCGACATCGCTCCCTGGTCGGGCGAGCTCGGTGACGCGGCCCCCGCAGAGCGCCGCAGCAACGTCGTGGTCGAGGTCGAGGGCAAGCGCATCGAGGTCTCCCTCCCCGCGAAGCTCCTCACCGGAGGAGCGGACACGGGCGCAACCAGCCCTGCCCCTCGCCGCCGCGGCGGAGCGCACGCCGTCGACACCGCGACCGGCGACTCGGTGACCGCGCCGATGCAGGCGACAGTGGTCAAGCTCGCGGTCTCCGACGGCGACGAGGTCGTCAAGGGCGATCTCGTGCTGGTGCTCGAGGCCATGAAGATGGAGCAGCCGCTCACCGCTCACAAAGACGGCACCGTGGCCGGTATCAACGCCGCCGTCGGCGAGACGGTCTCCTCCGGCCACCTCCTGCTCAACATCGTCTGA